A window from Nothobranchius furzeri strain GRZ-AD chromosome 17, NfurGRZ-RIMD1, whole genome shotgun sequence encodes these proteins:
- the LOC107394175 gene encoding izumo sperm-egg fusion protein 1 isoform X2: protein MLLMLVTLFCAPVTKACLQCDSTITRMHEDFILSAPSVNDQIELQTICDYAYVTYKETSQAQKGVIDSTTLYRARTEYQSEFNRFLTADHTGSLAFDTIQIMEKGRTILEKHLDTFIPNGLCPNMCGLLHRRVMNCISCQYEMYTCPSPTGQQDCGVFPVEAEEGGQAVLNCFHPWHRLVLENPEYYYSWAPGKPGARELDESDFAALVVTYDSFAVLNQLHLDEQGTYRCSLQDQNGTLFYRVTFLLTVAPLPHQTHQTPVTLPLLPPGDDDPPLQPTEELLVALIAMVTALTLTASVGLTVALGMMKNRQQAASKAGRRKNAQNTV, encoded by the exons ATGCTGCTGATGCTGGTGACCCTGTTCTGTGCCCCTGTCACTAAGGCCTGCCTCCAATGTGACAGCACCATCACGCGCATGCATGAGGACTTTATCTTGTCAGCTCCCTCTGTGAACGACCAAATCGAACTGCAAACGATTTGTGACTATGCCTACGTGACCTACAAAGAGACCAGCCAAGCACAAAAGGGGGTCATCG ATTCGACCACCCTCTATAGAGCCAGAACTGAGTATCAGAGTGAATTTAACCGCTTCTTGACCGCAGACCACACTG GCTCTCTAGCGTTTGATACCATTCAGATCATGGAGAAAGGCAGGACGATTTTAGAGAAACACTTGGACACTTTCATCCCCAACG GACTGTGCCCCAACATGTGTG GGCTTCTGCATAGAAGAGTAATGAACTGCATCTCTTGCCAGTATGAGATGTACACCTGTCCTTCTCCAACGGGCCAGCAGGACTGCGGTG TGTTCCCAGTGGAAGCAGAGGAGGGTGGACAAGCAGTGCTGAACTGTTTTCATCCGTGGCATCGGCTTGTGTTAGAAAATCCGGAGTACTACTACTCCTGGGCACCAGGAAAGCCAGGAGCCAGAGAG CTGGATGAAAGCGACTTTGCAGCCTTGGTGGTGACGTATGACTCGTTTGCGGTGTTGAATCAGCTCCATTTGGATGAACAAGGAACATATCGCTGCTCGTTGCAGGACCAAAATGGAACCCTCTTCTATCGAGTCACTTTCCTGCTCACAG tTGCCCCCTTGCCTCATCAGACCCACCAAACCCCCGTCACTCTTCCGTTGCTGCCTCCTGGTGATGACGACCCACCTTTACAGCCTACAGAGGAACTGCTGGTGGCACTCATCGCCATGGTGACAGCGCTGACTCTGACAGCCAGCGTGGGCCTCACAGTCGCCCTGGG AATGATGAAGAATCGGCAGCAAGCAGCAAGTAAAGCAGGACGGAGGAAAAACGCACAGAATACAGTGTGA
- the LOC107394175 gene encoding izumo sperm-egg fusion protein 1 isoform X1 yields the protein MICIFIAPSQGSTTPQGILLADIREKMLLMLVTLFCAPVTKACLQCDSTITRMHEDFILSAPSVNDQIELQTICDYAYVTYKETSQAQKGVIDSTTLYRARTEYQSEFNRFLTADHTGSLAFDTIQIMEKGRTILEKHLDTFIPNGLCPNMCGLLHRRVMNCISCQYEMYTCPSPTGQQDCGVFPVEAEEGGQAVLNCFHPWHRLVLENPEYYYSWAPGKPGARELDESDFAALVVTYDSFAVLNQLHLDEQGTYRCSLQDQNGTLFYRVTFLLTVAPLPHQTHQTPVTLPLLPPGDDDPPLQPTEELLVALIAMVTALTLTASVGLTVALGMMKNRQQAASKAGRRKNAQNTV from the exons ATGATCTGTATTTTTATTGCGCCTTCtcaaggttctacaaccccccaag GAATTTTACTTGCCGACATCAGAGAAAAGATGCTGCTGATGCTGGTGACCCTGTTCTGTGCCCCTGTCACTAAGGCCTGCCTCCAATGTGACAGCACCATCACGCGCATGCATGAGGACTTTATCTTGTCAGCTCCCTCTGTGAACGACCAAATCGAACTGCAAACGATTTGTGACTATGCCTACGTGACCTACAAAGAGACCAGCCAAGCACAAAAGGGGGTCATCG ATTCGACCACCCTCTATAGAGCCAGAACTGAGTATCAGAGTGAATTTAACCGCTTCTTGACCGCAGACCACACTG GCTCTCTAGCGTTTGATACCATTCAGATCATGGAGAAAGGCAGGACGATTTTAGAGAAACACTTGGACACTTTCATCCCCAACG GACTGTGCCCCAACATGTGTG GGCTTCTGCATAGAAGAGTAATGAACTGCATCTCTTGCCAGTATGAGATGTACACCTGTCCTTCTCCAACGGGCCAGCAGGACTGCGGTG TGTTCCCAGTGGAAGCAGAGGAGGGTGGACAAGCAGTGCTGAACTGTTTTCATCCGTGGCATCGGCTTGTGTTAGAAAATCCGGAGTACTACTACTCCTGGGCACCAGGAAAGCCAGGAGCCAGAGAG CTGGATGAAAGCGACTTTGCAGCCTTGGTGGTGACGTATGACTCGTTTGCGGTGTTGAATCAGCTCCATTTGGATGAACAAGGAACATATCGCTGCTCGTTGCAGGACCAAAATGGAACCCTCTTCTATCGAGTCACTTTCCTGCTCACAG tTGCCCCCTTGCCTCATCAGACCCACCAAACCCCCGTCACTCTTCCGTTGCTGCCTCCTGGTGATGACGACCCACCTTTACAGCCTACAGAGGAACTGCTGGTGGCACTCATCGCCATGGTGACAGCGCTGACTCTGACAGCCAGCGTGGGCCTCACAGTCGCCCTGGG AATGATGAAGAATCGGCAGCAAGCAGCAAGTAAAGCAGGACGGAGGAAAAACGCACAGAATACAGTGTGA